The proteins below are encoded in one region of Fibrella aestuarina BUZ 2:
- the fcl gene encoding GDP-L-fucose synthase, whose product MEKDAKIYVAGHRGMVGSAIVRYLNAHGYQNIVARTSSELDLRNQEAVATFFADEKPDYVFLAAAKVGGILANNIYRAEFLYDNLIIEANIIHSAYQNGVKKLLFLGSSCIYPKMAPQPLKEDYLLSGFLEPTNEPYAIAKIAGIKLCEAYRSQYGANFVSAMPTNLYGPNDNYDLQGSHVLPALIRKFHEAKVNNQEFVEVWGTGSPFREFMHADDLAEACVYLMNNYDGEQFVNVGTGDEVTIKELAELVKETVGFEGELRWNTDKPDGTPRKLMDVSRLHDMGYKHRIGLREGLAATYQDFLKNEEVYVS is encoded by the coding sequence GTGGAAAAAGACGCAAAAATTTATGTAGCTGGTCACCGCGGCATGGTCGGTTCAGCAATTGTCCGTTACCTCAACGCTCATGGTTATCAAAACATTGTAGCCCGCACCTCATCTGAGCTGGACCTGCGCAATCAGGAAGCGGTGGCAACGTTTTTCGCCGATGAAAAACCTGACTATGTCTTTCTGGCGGCTGCCAAAGTTGGTGGCATTCTGGCTAACAATATTTACCGGGCCGAATTCCTCTACGACAACCTGATTATCGAAGCCAACATCATCCACAGCGCTTACCAAAATGGCGTAAAGAAGCTGTTGTTTCTGGGTTCATCGTGCATTTACCCGAAAATGGCGCCGCAGCCGCTGAAAGAAGATTACCTGCTGAGCGGTTTTCTAGAGCCTACCAACGAGCCCTACGCCATCGCCAAAATCGCGGGGATCAAGCTGTGTGAAGCCTACCGGAGCCAGTATGGCGCCAATTTCGTGTCGGCGATGCCCACGAACCTCTACGGGCCCAATGATAACTACGACTTGCAGGGTTCACACGTGTTGCCGGCGTTGATCCGGAAGTTTCACGAGGCGAAGGTAAACAACCAGGAGTTTGTGGAAGTTTGGGGTACAGGATCGCCTTTCCGTGAATTCATGCACGCCGATGACCTCGCCGAGGCCTGCGTGTATCTGATGAATAATTATGATGGCGAACAGTTCGTTAACGTAGGTACGGGCGACGAAGTAACCATCAAGGAATTGGCCGAATTAGTGAAGGAAACGGTTGGTTTCGAAGGCGAACTACGCTGGAATACCGATAAACCTGACGGCACACCCCGGAAGCTGATGGATGTGTCGCGCCTCCACGATATGGGCTACAAGCACCGCATTGGCCTGCGCGAAGGCCTTGCTGCCACCTACCAGGACTTCCTCAAAAATGAGGAGGTGTATGTGAGCTAA
- a CDS encoding toxin-antitoxin system YwqK family antitoxin, which produces MFRVFLLLSACFSVTASLAQTTTPSALTTAGGPPVAVPAKQKGGFLKKVAKQAGVPASVVSDPLSTTSYGLPGLPKKDSTGGMLSSVLGSDVVDLGLKIKSFTKKKDDKRAKKKVSKTDYEGLAMIRQFIKIGSGDRTVVEEFHVLREWQEPSKYVREVYGYNPKESRIKVLNKDLDNVYLLHGPYKRYQNGDLVEEGHYYVGTKDGRWEKYDPKFMLIDKVRYHRGFPAEAHITYYDSAHTKVKEVMPYEYGKLKGTYLAFHANGQLAEEGKYDNGVKVGRWTEYYPNATRRFRKRTTQYSHDRWEVPFDPYTLTEWDEKGKVTYERPKDKVVDEEEESE; this is translated from the coding sequence ATGTTTCGCGTATTTCTTTTACTTAGTGCCTGTTTTTCGGTCACGGCATCCCTGGCCCAAACCACAACGCCTTCTGCCCTGACCACGGCAGGCGGCCCCCCGGTGGCAGTGCCTGCCAAGCAAAAAGGGGGTTTCCTCAAAAAAGTGGCCAAGCAGGCAGGCGTGCCCGCCAGCGTAGTCAGCGATCCGCTCTCGACTACGTCATACGGCTTACCGGGCCTACCCAAAAAAGACTCAACCGGCGGGATGCTCAGTAGCGTGCTGGGCTCCGATGTGGTCGACCTGGGTCTGAAGATTAAATCGTTTACCAAGAAAAAAGACGACAAGCGCGCCAAAAAGAAAGTCTCGAAAACCGATTACGAAGGCCTGGCTATGATCCGGCAGTTTATCAAAATCGGTAGCGGCGATCGGACTGTCGTTGAGGAGTTTCATGTGCTCCGCGAATGGCAGGAACCGAGTAAGTATGTCCGTGAAGTATATGGCTATAACCCTAAAGAAAGCCGGATCAAGGTACTGAACAAGGACCTGGATAACGTGTATTTGCTTCACGGTCCGTACAAGCGTTACCAGAACGGTGATCTGGTGGAAGAAGGCCACTATTATGTCGGGACCAAAGATGGGCGCTGGGAAAAATACGACCCCAAGTTCATGCTCATCGATAAGGTACGTTACCACCGGGGCTTCCCGGCCGAGGCCCACATTACTTACTACGATTCGGCACACACGAAGGTCAAAGAAGTGATGCCCTACGAATACGGTAAGCTAAAGGGAACGTACCTGGCGTTTCATGCCAATGGGCAATTGGCCGAAGAGGGCAAGTACGACAATGGCGTAAAGGTTGGCCGCTGGACGGAATACTACCCCAACGCCACCCGCCGATTCCGCAAGCGTACGACGCAATACAGCCACGACCGTTGGGAGGTGCCATTCGACCCGTACACCCTCACGGAGTGGGAC